GCTCAGCAGACAGGAGCAGGCCACTGAGCAGCTAAGATGTGGGGAAGGTATATCTCCTTCCCCTGGAACTGGTTCAAGATCAGAGGCGTCAGAACTTTAGACACGGTTAGTTCCTAAGCTTCATTCCTAGAATGGAGACATTCAGGCCTAGACAGCGCATCAGCCTGTGAAACACAGACCCCGCACCTGAGGACTTTGCTCACTTGAGTGAGTGGTTCTGGGGCTGGCCATCCTTCCTACCTATAGGTCCTGCCGCTGCTTCCATTCTTCTGGCCCTTTCTGGGCGGGTGGTGCTTGGTGCTCTTGCTGAGGAAGATCCTCACCCCAATGGTCCAGCAATCGTCTCCTGCCAGAGCCTGCCATCCTGAACTAAGGGGCAGATCTTGTGCCCGACCTGCAGTGGGGCAGGGAGGTGTCTGGTCAAGTCCGCTCTGACCTCTCACTGTCCCCTTTCTTCCCcaggctgctgctcctgctgccccGCGGGCTGTGCCAAGTGCGCCCAGGGCTGCGTCTGCAAAGGGGCATCGAACAAGTGCAGCTGCTGCGCCTGATGCCAGGGAGCCCAGCTCCCAGATGTAAAGAGAAGGGCGTGTACAAAAACCTGGCTTTTTTTCTTCATACTGTCCTTTCCCATTtgctatgtttcttttttttttttttttttttttttttttttttttttttttacagagtctcattctggtgcatatgtttcttttttaaatgaaatatgtgaGCGATAATAAAAGTCATTGACTTGACTGGGGCTCTGGTTTCTTTGTACACCTGGGGAATAAGGGGCCCTGTGCTCTACAGAGCTGGGAGGGGGGGATGGTATTGAAAGTCCAGAGACCTGGGTGCTGGGACCATGTCTTACCATCCTACATGCTGGGTGCCTCAAGACAAACCAGGTTACCTGTCTCAGGTCAGTTTCTTAGCTAAAATGTCAGAGCATTATGTTGGATGATAAGTGGGCATGGGAATATCTCAACGACCTaagttttgaaaagataaaatgatttagtatgaaagaaataaaaaacacccaATCCATTTTTATATGCAACAAGCAAattccaataaatatataaaaaataaagaggccgagcacagtggctcacgcctgtaatcctagta
This sequence is a window from Microcebus murinus isolate Inina chromosome 20, M.murinus_Inina_mat1.0, whole genome shotgun sequence. Protein-coding genes within it:
- the LOC105866478 gene encoding metallothionein-1E-like, producing the protein MDPNCSCAPGGSCACAGSCTCKECKCTSCKKSCCSCCPAGCAKCAQGCVCKGASNKCSCCA